From a single Erpetoichthys calabaricus chromosome 1, fErpCal1.3, whole genome shotgun sequence genomic region:
- the LOC114646546 gene encoding cadherin-related family member 3-like: MSYTDPTIRKWISGFRLEVGSNNKLFNAVNNRVSIKPKRPRGELVKLNCTDHDVDEVNREMTFCCLFAVGNNNNFGLGSNGSGQSVMLKKELQYDNPSSFTSAHEYSLSVIVRDTAFPFYQTTAFVIIEVIPEEEPSLVFTQSPYVFNISEASGGGTQIGRIQVKDQHLHLSNLTFSISSPPACPFPDVFWLDSLNGNLQLIMRPDWLQNEVLECVFHVTATYHGPQQLYSNVVKVIVYILPANVNPPVCVLSSNEVLVSVDTPLGDTILTMTCTDKDSGSRSMRYIINSGNVNNHFSLSPAAGTNKTNLVLVEPFVYSEGLDKIWKYRLIVYIMDDNLLAGVPGPKGLVQTGSVTITLDVYNPHSTTTPSTTQNSFIYMKMTKNSYSLHAWYVPFVIVVASVLLLGLLGYLIKHACCDSSPDASKELL; this comes from the exons ATGAGCTACACAGACCCTACAATTCGGAAGTGGATAAGTGGATTCA GACTAGAGGTTGGTAGCAACAACAAACTTTTCAATGCAGTCAATAACAG GGTTTCAATTAAGCCTAAACGACCACGTGGTGAATTAGTTAAGCTCAACTGCACTGACCACGATGTTGATGAAGTTAACAGGGAAATGACATTCTGCTGCCTGTTTGCTGTAGGAAACAATAACAACTTTGGTCTTGGTTCCAATGGATCAGGTCAATCAGTGATG TTAAAGAAAGAGCTGCAGTATGACAATCCAAGCAGCTTTACTTCTGCACATGAATATTCTTTGTCTGTTATTGTTCGTGACACAGCTTTTCCTTTTTATCAAA CCACAGCCTTTGTGATTATTGAAGTGATACCTGAAGAAGAGCCTTCACTGGTCTTCACCCAGTCACCTTATGTGTTTAATATCTCTGAAGCATCCGGTG GTGGAACACAAATTGGTCGAATACAGGTCAAAGACCAGCACCTTCATTTATCCAACCTGACTTTCTCCATTTCTAGCCCACCAGCCTGCCCGTTTCCCGATGTGTTCTGGTTGGATTCACTCAATGGAAACTTGCAGCTAATCATGAGACCAGACTGGCTTCAAAATGAAGTACTTGAATGTGTGTTTCATGTGACAGCCACATATCATGGACCTCAGCAATTGTACAGCAATGTTGTTAAA GTCATTGTGTACATCCTCCCAGCAAATGTTAACCCACCAGTCTGTGTTCTAAGCAGTAATGAAGTGCTGGTGTCTGTTGATACACCACTTGGAGACACCATTCTCACAATGACATGCACTGACAAAGACTCGGGATCAAGATCGATGCGCTACATCATAAATTCAG GTAATGTCAACAACCATTTTTCATTGTCACCTGCGGCGGGCACTAACAAAACTAATCTGGTCCTGGTAGAGCCCTTTGTTTATTCGGAAGGCCTTGACAAAATCTGGAAATACAGGCTCATAGTTTATATAATGGATGACAACCTGTTGGCAGGGGTTCCAGGGCCAAAAGGCCTTGTACAGACTGGTTCAGTGACAATCACCCTTGACGTTTACAACCCTCATTCTACGACTACTCCATCAACAACACAG AACAGCTTTATATACATGAAGATGACGAAGAACAGTTACTCTTTGCATGCCTGGTATGTTCCCTTTGTGATTGTGGTTGCCTCTGTTCTGCTGCTTGGCCTTCTGGGCTACTTAATAAAACATGCCTGCTGTGACTCAAGCCCTGACGCAAGCAAGGAATTGCTGTAA